GGCCGAGACGCTGAAATTCAGGCCACCGATATAGAGTCCAAGGATTCCGCCGGCCACCGCGAACGGAATGCCCGACAGCGCCAGCAGGCTGTCCCGTATCGAATTGAACAGGCTGTAGAGCAGCATCAGGATCAGAAGCAGGCTCAACGGCACAATCAGCCCGAGCCGCTTCTTTGCGTCCACCAGAGCGCCGTATTCGCCCGACCATTCGAGCGAATAGCCTTGGGGGAGCGGAACGTTCTTCTGAACCCGCTCCTGGGCCTCGACCACGGTCGAACCGAGATCGCGGTCGCGGACGCTATATTTCAGCGGGATGAAGCGCTGGCTGTTCTCGCGGTAGATATAGGCCGCGCCGCTGACGAGCTTGATCTCGCCAAGATCGCCAAGCCGAATATAGGCCGTCGGCGTCTTGGGATCCGAGTTTGGAAGCGCTACCGGAATCGCGCGAATGGCGTCGACATTCCTGCGGTATTCCGGCGCCAGGCGGACCGTCAGCGCGAAGATCATCTCGCCTTCATAGACCTTGGAAACTTCCTGGCCGCCGATCGCGGCCTGAACCACGGAATTGATGTCGCTGATCGAAAATCCGTAGCGCGCGGTCTTGGCGCGGTCGATCTGGACGATCAAATTGGGCTGGCCGAGCAGGTTGAAACTGGCGGGATCGGCGACGCCGCGGACGCCCGAGAGTTCGGTCTTCACCGACTTGGACAGCCGTTCCAGTTCATTGAGGTCCCTGCCGAAGATCTTGATCGAGTTCTCGCCTTTCACGCCGGAGACGGCTTCCTCGATATTGTCCTGGATGTATTGCGAGAAGTTGAAATCGACCCCGACGAATTCCCGGTTGAGCTTCTCGCTCATCTGCTTGACCATCTGCTCCTTGGTCAGCCCCGATGGCCACGTGGAAGCCGGCTTGAGCGGAACGAAGAACTCGGCGAGAAACGAGCCGTCGGGATCGGTGCCTTCGTCACCGCGTCCCTGCTCGGAAAACACGGTCTGGACCGGCGGATAGCTCGATATGATGGCGCGGATCTTGGCCACCGTTTCCATCCCGGCCTCGAGCGTGATGGTCGGCGGCATCACGGCGCGGATCCAGAGATTGCCCTCTTCCAGCTTGGGCAGGAACTCGGTGCCGAGCCGTAACCCCAGACTGAGGCACAGCACGAGAAACACCGCTGCGATAACAGCGGCGCGGCGATAGTTGCGGACCGCGCGCGCCAGAACGGGCTGGTAGAGCTTGCGGATATGGCGGACCACGAAGGTTTCGACTTCCTGGACATGAGCCGGCAGCAGATATGAGGCCAGCACCGGTGTGACCGTGAAAGTCGCGATCACGGCGCCGAGCAATGCATAGGCGTAGGTCCGCGCCATCGGCCCGAAGATCTGGCCCTCCACGCCCTGCATCGTGAAAAGCGGCAGAAACGCTGCGATGGTGATGATGACCGAAAAGAAGATCGCCTTGTCGACCTCGACCGCGCCGGTCAGGATCCAGCCAAGTTTGTCGCTGAGCCTGGCGCTGCGCCCCGCCGGCAGCCGTGGCGAGTGATGGGCGATCTGGCGGAAGATATTTTCCACCATGATGACGGTGCCGTCGACGATGATGCCGAGATCGATAGCACCGACCGACAACAGGTTCGCGGACTCGCCCCGCATCACCGTGATCATCACTGCAAGCAACAGCGCCACCGGAATTGTGGCAGCGACGATCAACGCGCAGCGGAGGTCGCCGAGAAACACCCACTGGATAAGGAATATGAGCGCGACCCCGAACAGCAAATTATGCAGAACGGTCTGCACCGTGATCGCAACGAGATCACCGCGGTCATAGAATGGCACGATCTTGACGCCGACCGGCAGCGATCCATCGGAGTTGATACGCTCCACCGCAACGCGTACGCGTTTGACTACGTCCATGGTGCGTTCGAGTTTCTGCATCAGGACGATGCCGGTGACGACGTCGGTCTTGTCGTCACGGCCGGCGAGACCGAGCCGGGGCGCGTAGCCGATCTGGACCTTGGCTACGTCGGACACCAGCACCGGCACGCCGCCCTGCTGGGTCAATACGATATTGCCGATGTCGTCCATCGAGGTGACGACGCCGATGCTGCGGACATTGACCGATTGTTCGCCGATCGCGATGGTGCGGCCGCCGACATTGGAATTGCTCGCCGAAATCGCGGTCATGATCTGCGGCAGCGTCAGCCCGTAAGCCATCATGCGGTCGAGATTGATCTCGGCCTGGAACTCCCTGGTCTTTCCGCCGAGCACAGCGACGTCGGCAACACCGGGCACGATGCGCAGCTTGCGTTCGACCACCCAGTCCTGCAGCGTCTTGAGCTTCATGACGTCCATGCCCGGAGGCCCGACAAGCTCGTAGCGAAAGATTTCGCTGATGCCTCCGGCGGGTGAGATCACCGGCAGGA
This portion of the Bradyrhizobium sp. AZCC 2262 genome encodes:
- a CDS encoding efflux RND transporter permease subunit, which codes for MLRSLIAFCLSRRLLVMVAFAAFLGLGSVAFLTLNIEAYPDPAPPIIEIIAQQQGQSPEEVERYITIPIEIAVASTPGLKFIRSNTVYGLGFIRLQFEYGRDYHFVRQQTINRLKDAVLPAGVLPVISPAGGISEIFRYELVGPPGMDVMKLKTLQDWVVERKLRIVPGVADVAVLGGKTREFQAEINLDRMMAYGLTLPQIMTAISASNSNVGGRTIAIGEQSVNVRSIGVVTSMDDIGNIVLTQQGGVPVLVSDVAKVQIGYAPRLGLAGRDDKTDVVTGIVLMQKLERTMDVVKRVRVAVERINSDGSLPVGVKIVPFYDRGDLVAITVQTVLHNLLFGVALIFLIQWVFLGDLRCALIVAATIPVALLLAVMITVMRGESANLLSVGAIDLGIIVDGTVIMVENIFRQIAHHSPRLPAGRSARLSDKLGWILTGAVEVDKAIFFSVIITIAAFLPLFTMQGVEGQIFGPMARTYAYALLGAVIATFTVTPVLASYLLPAHVQEVETFVVRHIRKLYQPVLARAVRNYRRAAVIAAVFLVLCLSLGLRLGTEFLPKLEEGNLWIRAVMPPTITLEAGMETVAKIRAIISSYPPVQTVFSEQGRGDEGTDPDGSFLAEFFVPLKPASTWPSGLTKEQMVKQMSEKLNREFVGVDFNFSQYIQDNIEEAVSGVKGENSIKIFGRDLNELERLSKSVKTELSGVRGVADPASFNLLGQPNLIVQIDRAKTARYGFSISDINSVVQAAIGGQEVSKVYEGEMIFALTVRLAPEYRRNVDAIRAIPVALPNSDPKTPTAYIRLGDLGEIKLVSGAAYIYRENSQRFIPLKYSVRDRDLGSTVVEAQERVQKNVPLPQGYSLEWSGEYGALVDAKKRLGLIVPLSLLLILMLLYSLFNSIRDSLLALSGIPFAVAGGILGLYIGGLNFSVSAAVGFISLFGVSAMDGILLMSYIRRDIEEGMGTEDAIIRASETRMRQIFMTGLSACIGLVPAAISTGIGSQVQQPLACVIVGGMLLSPIASLLVIPVLARLWMPTIKETGMREVAIR